A window of Kangiella sp. TOML190 genomic DNA:
GGTACATCTGGAGTTTGATGTATTAAAGTTGGCCGAAGCGACCGAAGGTTTTAGTGGTGCAGAAATCGAGCAGGCTATTGTTGCAGGCTTGTATGCTTCACTTTATTCCGATCAGTCTTTGGATACGCAAACTATTTTAAACGAAATTATCGCGACCAGTCCTTTGTCGCAAGTGATGTCCGAGAAGATGCAAGCGCTGAGAGCTTGGGCTGAAGGGCGGGCGGTTATTGCCAACTAATCGAGTATCGAGAGGAATTGTCTATGAAACTCATCTATTCAACGGCATCACCTTATGCTAGAACCACACGAATTGCCGTGCGTGAGTTAGGTTTGCAGGAACAGGTGGAAGAAATTTTCCAGCATCCGTTTGAAGATCCTGCGCAGCTTATCAGCTTTAACCCCTTGTGCAAAGTGCCTTGTTTAATTGACGACAAAGGCAATGGCATTTTTGATAGTGAGGTCATTTGCGAGTATTTAGATGCTCAATCAGGCAATCAGTTATTTAAAGAGATTCATCAAGACTGGCACTTAAAAACTTTGTATTCATTAACACGCGGTATTTTAGATTCCTGTGTCGCTTGGCAGCAGGATAAGATGCGAGGTAAGGCTGGGGAATCGGAGTTTTGGCAAAAGCGCTTTATCAGCAGTATTGAACGTGGTTTGAATTATTTACAAAAACAATTAGCGAGTTTTCCTGAGCAAGTTTCGGCATTGCAGATTAATTTAGTGGTGATTTTGGATTACTTAGCTTTTCGTCATTCAGAGTATGAATGGACAGAGCGTCATCCGGAGCTAATTGAATGGCATCAGATTTGGCAGCAGCGACCGGCAATGCTTGATACTTTTCCAACGGCATAAACATCAAAAAGGCCTCGAGTGAGGCCTTTTGACGAAAGCAGAAGTAACACTATGAGCGTTTGATTCTTCTACTTCTTAACTTAACTATTGCTACTACTACAAAGGTTACTTCTTAACCCAGCTGCCTGAAACATTCACATAATGGCCTTTTTCAGTTTTTTCGATATTGCGCTTAGCGGCAATTTTCTCAACTTCCGTTAAAGGGATATTGTTTTTCTTAGCCTGTTTTAGGTAAATGGCCTTGCGCTTAACGTTGACATCGGCAACTAATTTTTTTGCATCCGCATTGGCGTTAGAGGAGACTAATCCAACATAGCCATTAGCCAGTTCGCCAATAACCCCTTGTGATTTGAGATCGCCGATGGATGCTGCCAATACGGTGCCACTAAATAAAATACTGGTTAAGAATAGTGTTAATTTTTTCATGGGTTTCTCCCTAGAATAAGCCTGAGTCTTCGCTTAGCGCTTTGTCTAATTCTTTTTCAACACGCACAACAATTTCATGTTGAATTTTAATGTTGGCTTCAATTTTTATCGGCTCTTTCGGCGCTTCGATGCGGACAGTTGGGTTGCATGCTGTCGCAAAAAAAAGTGCCATCGATAATAAGGGTATTAGCTTTTTCATGCTCATCTCGGTATAAAAAGTTAAGTCATTATAGACTAGCATAAAAAAATGAATCTGTGCTGAATCGCATAAATTAATAGTCGCTTCAGGGTTGTTCTACAGATTCGGGCAGTTCCAGCTCTCCAGCTTTGTATTTATCAATAATTGGCTTGGTCATATCGCCACTGACTAACATGGAATAGAGTAGGTTCGGTAAGTTACCCTCGACATTTAAAGTCAGTTCGATGGGAAAGCCATCGTATAAGTCCGGATTAGCCCCTTTTAAAAATATTTTTAGCCGGTATATTTCAGACTCAGAGTAATTAATGACCCCCGATAGTTCTTGGTAATGGAAGTTTTGTAGTGCTTGAAAAGCGATATTGGTTTGCGCACTCGCCCCTGTATTTACTTTAATGATCCCGGCAGCATTACTCTTAAAGCTACCATCAACAATACTTGGCCCCTTGTCGCTGATTTTGATGGGAAGCAGCAGATCGAACCGCCCTTGAATGTCGAGAGCTTCGGATTCTAGCGCTTTGAGTAATTGGCCTAAATCGATTTTATCGAGCTTAACGTTAAAAGGAGCTATCCCTTTTTCAGATAGAGTTAGTTGCGGAATATAAAGATTGCCTTTGAGTAGATAAGCAAAAACATCCTGTAGTTGGTAAGCATCAGCACTGTGTTGCATAAAAAATTGTAAGTCGGTGATATCAATACCTGCCGCCACCTCAATTTTTTGTACTCGACCTTGAGCGGTTCCTGTCACGGGAGCTTTTGGATCAAGCTGCTCATCAAGTTGTAAATTAACC
This region includes:
- a CDS encoding YdbL family protein — its product is MKKLTLFLTSILFSGTVLAASIGDLKSQGVIGELANGYVGLVSSNANADAKKLVADVNVKRKAIYLKQAKKNNIPLTEVEKIAAKRNIEKTEKGHYVNVSGSWVKK
- a CDS encoding glutathione S-transferase, with translation MKLIYSTASPYARTTRIAVRELGLQEQVEEIFQHPFEDPAQLISFNPLCKVPCLIDDKGNGIFDSEVICEYLDAQSGNQLFKEIHQDWHLKTLYSLTRGILDSCVAWQQDKMRGKAGESEFWQKRFISSIERGLNYLQKQLASFPEQVSALQINLVVILDYLAFRHSEYEWTERHPELIEWHQIWQQRPAMLDTFPTA
- a CDS encoding YnbE family lipoprotein encodes the protein MKKLIPLLSMALFFATACNPTVRIEAPKEPIKIEANIKIQHEIVVRVEKELDKALSEDSGLF